In Kushneria marisflavi, the following are encoded in one genomic region:
- the gluQRS gene encoding tRNA glutamyl-Q(34) synthetase GluQRS, producing MPGTRHAEHGPAVVGRFAPTPSGPLHFGSLLAALASWLDVRARNGRWLLRIEDIDPPRCPPGASDTILRQLDAFGLYHDGAIEYQRHRDSDYQMALDTLVARGTAYPCSCSRKEWQRFRVYPGWCRQGPLHPERECAWRLRTDLGEPEVCWQDRRLGHQRWSLPELGDVVLKRRDGLWAYQLAVVVDDARQGVTEIVRGADLLDNTPWQIRLQQVLGYPTPEYLHLPLVVAANGQKLSKQNLAPALPLQPDAVRLLLHEALTLLGQSPPAALRQAHVNDQLKAALEDWQPHNLSIRDVQRTTSN from the coding sequence ATGCCGGGCACAAGGCATGCTGAACATGGCCCCGCGGTCGTTGGTCGCTTTGCACCAACGCCTTCGGGGCCATTGCATTTTGGTTCCCTGCTGGCCGCACTGGCCAGCTGGCTGGACGTGCGGGCTCGAAATGGGCGCTGGCTGCTAAGAATCGAGGATATTGATCCTCCCCGCTGCCCCCCCGGCGCCAGCGACACCATTCTCCGGCAGCTCGACGCCTTTGGCCTTTATCACGACGGGGCCATCGAGTATCAGCGACATCGTGACAGCGACTATCAAATGGCGCTGGACACCCTTGTCGCGCGTGGCACGGCCTATCCCTGTAGCTGCTCTCGAAAGGAGTGGCAGCGTTTCAGGGTTTATCCTGGCTGGTGCCGCCAGGGGCCCCTGCATCCCGAAAGAGAGTGCGCCTGGCGCCTTCGCACTGATCTCGGTGAGCCAGAAGTCTGCTGGCAGGATCGACGATTGGGCCATCAGCGCTGGTCGTTGCCTGAATTGGGGGATGTCGTACTCAAGCGCCGCGATGGGCTATGGGCCTATCAGCTGGCGGTCGTGGTCGATGATGCCCGTCAGGGGGTAACAGAAATCGTTCGCGGTGCTGATTTACTCGATAACACCCCCTGGCAGATTCGCCTGCAGCAGGTACTGGGGTATCCCACACCCGAGTATCTTCATCTTCCACTAGTGGTTGCCGCAAACGGGCAAAAGCTTTCCAAACAGAACCTGGCGCCTGCCCTCCCCCTTCAACCTGACGCCGTGCGCCTCCTGCTGCATGAAGCGCTGACACTGCTGGGCCAATCACCGCCCGCGGCACTGCGCCAGGCACACGTCAATGATCAGCTCAAAGCCGCTCTTGAGGATTGGCAACCGCACAATCTGTCTATCAGGGATGTTCAACGCACGACATCAAACTGA
- the dksA gene encoding RNA polymerase-binding protein DksA: MAVAETQSPDTFTPYEPAPGEEYMNEKQLAHFRQILLNWKNDLMAEVDRTVRHLQEDANNYADPADRATQEEGFNLELRTRDRERKLLKKINETIENIDEDDYGFCEACGIEIGIRRLEARPTATLCVDCKTLSELKEKQLGG, from the coding sequence ATGGCAGTAGCCGAGACGCAGTCGCCCGATACCTTCACGCCCTATGAGCCAGCGCCGGGCGAAGAGTACATGAATGAAAAGCAGCTGGCACACTTCCGCCAGATCCTGCTCAACTGGAAAAACGATCTGATGGCAGAGGTCGATCGTACCGTTCGTCATCTTCAGGAAGATGCGAACAACTACGCTGACCCCGCCGATCGCGCCACACAGGAAGAAGGCTTCAATCTTGAGCTTCGCACTCGTGATCGCGAACGAAAGCTGCTCAAGAAGATCAACGAGACCATCGAAAACATCGATGAAGATGACTATGGCTTTTGCGAAGCCTGTGGCATCGAAATCGGTATTCGACGCCTCGAAGCCCGGCCCACGGCCACGCTCTGTGTGGATTGCAAAACCCTGTCGGAATTGAAGGAAAAACAGCTCGGAGGCTGA